A genomic segment from Colletotrichum higginsianum IMI 349063 chromosome 5, whole genome shotgun sequence encodes:
- a CDS encoding Mannose-1-phosphate guanyltransferase yields the protein MKAIILVGGFGTRLRPLTLTLPKPLVEFANKPMIEHQIEALAAAGVTDVVLAVNYRPEVMEKHLAEYEKKFGLNITFSVETEPLDTAGPLKLAENILAKDDTPFFVLNSDVICDFPFKDLAEFHKNHGDEGTIVVTKVEEPSKYGVVVHKPGHATKIDRFVEKPVEFVGNRINAGMYILNTSVLKRIELRPTSIEKETFPAIVRDGQLHSFDLQGFWMDVGQPKDFLTGTCLYLTSLTKQGSKELASPSEPYVHGGNVLIDPTAKIGKHCKIGPNVTIGPNVVVGDGCRLQRCVLLPASKVKDHAWIKSTIVGWNSTVGKWARLENVTVLGDDVTIGDEIYVNGGSILPHKSIKANVDIPAIIM from the exons ATGAAGG CCATCATTCTTGTCGGCGGCTTTGGCACTCGCCTTCGCCCTCTG ACCCTGACCCTCCCCAAGCCCCTGGTCGAGTTCGCGAATAAGCCCATGATTGAGCATCAGATCGAGGCTCTCGCTGCTGCAGGTGTCACCGATGTCGTTCTCGCTGTCAACTACCGCCCCGAGGTGATGGAGAAGCACTTGGCAGAG TACGAGAAGAAGTTCGGCCTCAACATTACCTTCTCCGTCGAGACCGAGCCCCTCGACACCGCCGGCCCCCtgaagctggccgagaacatcctcgccaaggacgacactcccttcttcgtcctcaaCTCGGACGTCATCTGCGACTTCCCCTTCAAGGACCTCGCCGAGTTCCACAAGAAccacggcgacgagggcacCATTGTTGTCACAAAGGTCGAGGAGCCCTCCAAGtacggcgtcgtcgtccacaaGCCCGGCCACGCCACCAAGATCGATCGCTTCGTCGAGAAGCCCGTCGAGTTCGTCGGCAACCGCATCAATGCCGGCATGTACATCCTCAACACGAGCGTCCTCAAGCGCATTGAGCTCCGCCCCACCTCCATCGAGAAAGAGACCTTCCCCGCCATCGTCCGCGACGGCCAGCTGCATAGCTTCGACCTTCAGGGCTTCTGGATGGACGTCGGCCAGCCCAAGGACTTCCTTACCGGCACCTGCCTGTACCTCACTTCCCTCACCAAGCAGGGCTCCAAGGAGCTCGCCTCCCCCTCAGAGCCTTACGTTCACGGCGGCAACGTGCTGATCGACCCGACTGCCAAGATTGGCAAGCACTGCAAGATCGGCCCCAACGTCACCATCGGCcccaacgtcgtcgtcggtgacgGCTGCCGTCTGCAGCGTTGCGTTCTGCTGCCCGCCTCCAAGGTCAAGGACCACGCCTGGATCAAGAGCACCATTGTCGGCTGGAACAGCACTGTCGGCAAGTGGGCTCGCCTTGAGAACGTCACCGtccttggcgacgacgtgACCATTGGCGACGAAATTTAcgtcaacggcggcagcatTCTCCCCCACAAAAGCATCAAGGCCAACGTCGACATCCCCGCCATCATCATGTAA
- a CDS encoding Het domain-containing protein, giving the protein MEEHTAYCLLGLFGTSMPLLYGEGSKAFARPQEEIIKSSNLTTIFCWSWTKSVPAHWTSLFAPSPEAFQGYAGVRWETRQDAETLRDTVTYYITNAGLSIRLPVLVTMADYIVSLNGSRTYEDPAGNGISFTEAMNPRPPER; this is encoded by the coding sequence ATGGAGGAGCACACTGCGTACTGTCTGCTGGGCCTTTTCGGAACCAGCATGCCCCTGCTGTACGGGGAGGGAAGCAAAGCCTTCGCCCGACCGCAAGAAGAGATCATCAAATCGTCGAACTTGACAACGATTTTCTGCTGGTCTTGGACCAAATCGGTCCCCGCACACTGGACGAGCTTGTTTGCGCCTTCTCCAGAGGCCTTTCAGGGCTACGCCGGAGTCCGCTGGGAAACCCGACAGGATGCGGAAACCCTCCGTGACACGGTGACATACTACATTACCAATGCGGGCCTGTCCATTCGGCTGCCTGTTCTCGTCACTATGGCTGACTACATTGTTTCTTTGAATGGTTCGCGTACGTACGAAGACCCGGCAGGCAATGGTATTTCATTTACGGAAGCCATGAATCCCCGTCCTCCGGAAAGATGA
- a CDS encoding Glycerol kinase — MAETRDPKRPRVAADPAEHLPAGITETPEELKEQWFVGSIDQGTTSTRFLIFNGLGDPVAMHQIEFENHYPRSGWHEHDPLELLASVEECIEKATAKFVAKGHPASAIRGVGITNQRETTVLWDARTGEPLHNALVWPDTRTASLVRDLRARPGADTLQDLCGLPLSTYPSSVKLRWLLDNVPAVREAYDAGHLAFGTVDSWLIYRLNGGADRGDAAIHVTDSTNASRTMFMNLRTLQYDDDLLSFFGVDKSKIRLPKIVPSSDPTAFGSLARGVLKGVPIAGCLGDQSSALVGQCGFSPGQAKNTYGTGCFLLYNVGDEPVISKSGLLATVAYDFGKGRKPVYALEGSIAVAGSGVKFLVKNLAFIDDATRISELAETVPDNGGVVFVTAFSGLFAPYWIDDAKGTLFGITAHTQKGHIARATLEATCYQTKAILDAMAKDSGHALESLAVDGGLSNSDLCMQSQADISGIRVDRPAMRETTALGAAIAAGLALGVWNELEDLKHVNQTGRKIFTPSLEKEKTDKMFKKWEQAVEMSRGWVRDALE; from the exons ATGGCCGAGACGAGAGACCCCAAACGCCcgcgcgtcgccgccgatcCGGCCGAGCACCTCCCCGCCGGCATCACCGAGACCCcggaggagctcaaggagcaATGGTTCGTCGGCAGCATCGACCAGGGCACCACCTCGACACGCTTCCTCATCttcaacggcctcggcgacccCGTCGCTATGCACCAGATCGAGTTCGAGAACCACTACCCGCGCTCCGG GTGGCATGAACACGACcccctcgagctcctcgcctCCGTCGAGGAGTGCATCGAAAAAGCCACGGCCAAGTTCGTCGCCAAGGGCCACCCGGCCTCCGCCatccgcggcgtcggcatcacGAACCAGCGCGAGACCACCGTCCTCTGGGACGCCCGCACTGGCGAGCCCCTTCACAACGCCCTCGTCTGGCCTGACACCCGCACCGCCTCCCTCGTCCGCGACCTCCGCGCCCGCCCTGGCGCCGACACCCTCCAGGACCTCTGCGGCCTGCCCCTCTCAACCTACCCCTCCAGCGTCAAGCTGCGCTGGCTCCTCGACAACGTCCCCGCCGTCCGCGAAGCCTATGATGCGGGTCACCTCGCCTTCGGTACCGTCGACTCGTGGCTCATCTACCgcctcaacggcggcgccgaccgcggcgacgccgccatccacgTCACCGACTCCACCAATGCCAGCCGCACAATGTTCATGAACCTCCGCACACTGCAGTACGACGATgacctcctctccttcttcggcgtcgacaaGTCCAAGATCCGCCTGCCCAAGATCGTTCCCTCCTCGGACCCGACCGCCTTCGGCTCCCTCGCCCGGGGCGTCCTCAAGGGCGTCCCCATCGCCGGCTGCCTCGGCGACCAGTCCTCCGCCCTCGTCGGTCAGTGCGGCTTCTCCCCCGGCCAGGCCAAGAACACGTACGGCACCGGCTGCTTCCTGCTCTacaacgtcggcgacgagcccGTCATCTCCAAGTCGGGCCTCCTGGCCACCGTCGCCTACGACTTCGGCAAGGGCCGCAAGCCCGTCTACGCCCTCGAGggcagcatcgccgtcgccggctccggcgtCAAGTTCCTCGTTAAGAACCTCGCCTTCATCGATGACGCCACCCGCATCtccgagctggccgagacggtccccgacaacggcggcgtcgtcttcgtcacggCCTTTAGCGGCCTCTTCGCGCCCTACTggatcgacgacgccaagggAACGCTGT TCGGCATCACGGCCCACACCCAAAAGGGCCACATCGCCCGCGCGACCCTCGAGGCGACGTGCTACCAGACAAAAGCCATCCTCGACGCCATGGCCAAGGACTCGGGCCACGCCCTCGAatccctcgccgtcgacggcggcctctccAACTCGGACCTCTGCATGCAGAGCCAGGCCGACATCAGCGGCATCCGCGTCGACCGCCCCGCCATGCGCGAGACCAcagccctcggcgccgccatcgccgccggcctcgctcTCGGCGTATGGaacgagctcgaggacctcaAGCACGTCAACCAGACGGGCCGCAAAATCTTCACCCCGTccctcgagaaggagaagacggacaAGATGTTCAAGAAGTGGGAGCAGGCTGTCGAGATGTCGAGGGGCTGGGTGCGCGATGCCCTTGAAtag
- a CDS encoding prenyltransferase and squalene oxidase, whose amino-acid sequence MRPRIKPLNRRPKVTFIKRAAPPPPLPDMAAASAGELPQRPAESDVDEEFVDDSASDDVLSTEPNAAVPDLFTAPPPIRDTLATATSQAQDETVRECVPLLAATDAEIEYNAHGVPSLLRDNHVRFLQKQLGRFPAPYVAADASRPWFLYWSLNALALLGYDTASYRGDLIETVRTMQNPSGGMGGGHGQNSHLATTYAVVLALAIIGGEDAYEAIDRKSMWRWLCSLKQPNGGIQMTLGGEVDVRGAYCAAVIVTLLNLPLDLSADSPAWTPGRPTLFTGLAEYVRRCQTFEGGISGKPDGEAHGAYAFCALGCLSILDTPHRSIPKYLDVPRLISWLSSRQYAPEGGFSGRTNKLVDGCYSHWVGGCWPLIDAVLKGARELEDQPTSGRFAPHQGSLYSREGLIRYILCCGQDRSKRGGLRDKPSRPSDAYHTCYVLSGLSSAQHQWDLTYVGEDETILPEPKWVVSPCTEETQIFDEEDRVGTTHPVYTIPQESVDDMKAYFASKQGF is encoded by the exons ATGAGACCCCGCATCAAACCTCTCAACCGCCGCCCCAAAGTCACTTTCATCAAGCGTGCagcgccaccaccaccactaccagACATGGCCGCTGCTTCGGCTGGCGAGTTGCCGCAACGCCCGGCAGAAAGCGACGTGGACGAGGAGTTCGTCGACGACTCCGCCAGCGATGACGTGCTGAGCACCGAgcccaacgccgccgtgccaGACCTCTTCACGGCGCCTCCCCCCATCCGTGATACGCTCGCGACAGCCACGTCGCAGGCCCAGGACGAGACGGTGCGGGAGTGCGTCCCGCTGCTGGCCGCGACGGACGCCGAAATCGAATACAACGCCCACGGTGTCCCCTCGCTGCTCCGCGACAACCACGTCAGATTCCTCCAGAAGCAGCTGGGCCGGTTCCCTGCCCCGTATGTGGCCGCCGATGCCAGTCGCCCGTGGTTTCTGTATTGGTCTCTCAACGCCCTGGCCCTGCTGGGTTACGACACGGCGTCGTACCGAGGGGACCTGATTGAGACGGTGCGGACCATGCAAAACCCCTCCGGCGGCATGGGAGGCGGTCATGGGCAAAACTCCCACCTCGCCACTACCTACGCCGtggtcctcgccctcgccatcatcggcggtgAGGATGCCTATGAAGCCATAGACAGGAAGTCCATGTGGAGGTGGCTCTGCTCCCTCAAACAACCGAACGGTGGGATACAGATGACGCTGGGCGGAGAAGTAGACGTCAG GGGAGCGTACTGTGCAGCCGTTATCGTAACCCTCCTGAACCTTCCTCTGGACCTCTCCGCCGActcgccggcctggacgccCGGCCGGCCCACGCTCTTCACTGGATTGGCCGAGTATGTACGCAGAT GCCAGACGTTCGAGGGCGGAATATCGGGAAAGCCGGATGGTGAAGCGCATGGAGCGTACGCTTTCTGCGCCCTGGGCTGCCTCTCGATTCTTGACACTCCGCACCGCAGCATCCCGAA ATACCTTGACGTGCCACGACTCATCTCTTGGCTCTCGTCACGTCAGTATGCTCCAGAGGGTGGCTTCAGCGGCCGCACGAacaagctcgtcgacggctgCTACAGCCACTGGGTCGGCGGGTGTTGGCCGTTGATTGACGCTGTGCTGAAGGGTGCGAGAGAGCTCGAGGATCAGCCGACCAGCGGTCGGTTTGCCCCGCATCAGGGCAGTCTGTACAGTCGTGAAGGGTTGATCCGGTACATTCTGTGCTGCGGCCAGGACCGGTCGAAACGTGGCGGCCTCCGTGACAAGCCCAGCAG GCCGTCGGATGCGTATCACACTTGCTACGTCCTCTCGGGACTGAGCTCGGCCCAACACCAGTGGGATCTCACATAtgtcggcgaagacgagacgaTCCTACCGGAGCCCAAGTGGGTGGTGTCGCCCTGTACTGAGGAGACACAGATAtttgacgaggaggaccgCGTCGGGACGACCCACCCCGTCTACACCATCCCCCAGGAGAGCGTCGACGACATGAAGGCGTATTTCGCGTCCAAACAGGGATTCTAA